The Glycine soja cultivar W05 chromosome 19, ASM419377v2, whole genome shotgun sequence genomic sequence tacacatatatatatatatatatatatatatatatatatatatatatatatatatatatatatatatatatatatttatcacaCAAAATCCAATCAGTGAAGCCAAATGCTTTATATCAATTCAATCAAACATTTGACTTctaatatatataacactaattaaaatattaatataattataaccaaACTATATGTTAACCGTGAAATGTGGAGAGAAAGTAGCATTACACCCACATAAGAGTGTGTCTGAAGGGTTATTAGGTTGATTTAGTTATGAAGGGAAAATAGATGCCAGAGATCATAagttcaaattcttccaccaataaaaaaaaaactaactcgataaaaaaaaaaataatcgaaGAGTGTGCATGATCCAATTAATCTCTAGTTTTAATGAAACTACTAAATTGCTTATTTCAAACACCTAGCTAGAGGAACTAATGAGAGAAGAACCAAAGGTATTATTAATTACTAACCTTGGAGTCGCATGCCTCGTCCAAAACATGAGAGGGTAGCCAGAGCATTCCTTCTTCAAAACCAACTTCAGCAGCATCATCATGAACAGAAGCCATGAGCAGAACAGAGAAAAGATTACACAACTGATATTGATGATTGTGATGAGTACTCGTTCTGGAATGTGAGAGGGAGAGAGGGCTTTTAAACTCCAACTTCCGACCTACAACTCAACTAAAATAACTTGCGTGTCAGGGAGtgcagaaaataaataaataataattttcttttatgtgcCTTCAATAAGAGACACTagactttttatttatagagATTATTTCTCAtccatatttattataaaaaattaaaaaacttaatatatatgataattagattataatataaaatgttcTATACAACATTgtctttatttaaattcatattaataaatttatttattttttcttataattaatcatttaattttataaactatttAATACAGTATTATAAAATgagtaatttgatttttttgcaaagtgagaaaaatacagtataaaaaaaatacacctaCTATCATTAATTAAGAATAATTCACGAGaaagttgaaaattttaattagtgaaagtaaatttattaataatttgtactatttttttgtcaaaaatatttttaaaattattaggaCTCAGTCatttttttccaacaaattCTTTTCACCTAATTTGTTAATGTGTTGATAGAGAATAGTGGTGATTATGCATTTGTGACTTTATATTCCTCAATTCTTcgaagagagaaaaatagttcatcttattaatttacatcatttattatttgttgactaaaaaaatataaaataataaaaaattactaattccaaaaaatattttaaagtaggTGTTATAAAAACACAAAcgaatttatcaaaatattgcGTTATGTTGCCAAAAGTTTATGGTTGACCGCCATATAATATAATAGACACGACTGGATTTACACTAATGGACAGCATTCAATTAATACCCAGACATGGTTAAAGAATGTATATTCTTAATTGAACAGTGAtatccattaaaaaaatgaatagtgatattaacatatttttattcattctttttaatatattagttaaaattatttaaaaaatatataatatcgaGAAAGAGACTTATTAAATGAGATAATATGTAAGATAAAAAGTGtatctttttaataaatttcaatcaataataaataatatatttaaaaaaatgtgttaaaaagtgtatttctgtaattttttaattaattatcatctTGCCTTGCAATTTCCTCTTTATGCACCcagaaagaaattattatatgaagGCACAGGTTTATGATTGATcttacaatttttgttttgacagAAAAAGTTTCACCATCAACGTTgaagttaaaatttgaaaaatatttatttcatcactttttaTTATATTCCCTTTATTACAATACCTATAAAATACTAGGATCAAGCAtgcataaaaagaataaaaaaaaggttaaaaagaGAAAGCCTTTGctaataaatgcaaaaaaaaataattgtaaaatacCAGTAATCAAGATTCTCAATTAGTGTATATATCAAATTCATGAAAGAACATTAAAAAACAGTAGCCATATGATTGTTTCTTGAAAAGTAATTCTCTAAAACATATTATTTTCTATGTTAGCTTTTCAAATGATTTCATGTCAACCCTTTGGTACTGTGGAATAACATCACATGAGGGACATTTCTGTAGTGTGCTAAGGGGTTCGGTAAACCCCTACATCTATTATAACTTGTAAGTTATTCTTAACGTAATATGCTCTGCTGCTTCCTCCATAACCtcatgttaatttattttggtCAAAGCCTCTTATCGTTGCCTCGTtggattatttttaaacaatatattaGTTTTTGGATGCCAAATtgttcttatatataataattaagaaatcattaatgtCTAAAAAATTTTGGTAGTCATCCAAAGTTAGCTTAAATTTTCATGAGGGAACAAAATCTGATGCATAATTTGTTGAGGGTGGAAAAACTGGCGCATATGTTATCATCTATATAACCCTTGTATGTACGTATGTGGAAGCTTATAACAACTATTCTTAACCACCTTACCAAATCCTTCCAACATCTTTGAAAGAGTAGCAATAAGCATAAAACAATCATAACGACTTCATCTTCATCAATACAAAGGCTTCATAACACCAAAATGTGTAAGAGTCATTCTCAATTCTTATAACACTTAACCTTGTAagcaaatttttatttcttttgggtATAATTTCCCTTTTCTTTCACCAAACAAGACACAAAAGTGATTACATTCAGTTAGGTGAGCTTGAGGGATGTGATGGATTGATGATGATGGCATGTGGGGCTCGTGCTTCTGATACAAACTACAAGCATGCAATACCCCTACTCCATTCCTTATTCAAATAAAGTCAATTCATGATTCAGGACAAAGCTCAAGCttaatctttttttgtttattcaatTCTAACTTTCTAACTTATTTAATGTGCAGGATTTCTGTGAAGCAGGTTGTCAATGCGATCAATGAGCAGTTGAGAACAaaccagaaaaataaaaataaaacgagtaattaattttttttgaataactTTCATTATTCATAGTGTATTTAATGTGGCAGATTATGGTTGGTGAAGCAAGGTTCTTATTTTTTGGTCAGGTATGTTGAGAAAAAACAGAAACCGAGCGAATTAAATTGCAGATATCCAAACTCAAGTGATTTAGGTCACCAAAACTCCCATCTCTGATGAGTTGGCAGGTCAagcaataaaattcaacactaCATAATTAAGAAGTTCTGGCAACCTAACTCTGTAACCAAAgctataaataaacaaaaataatttactacCAGGAATTGAGTCTAGCAGAAGAGGTTACTTCTCTACAACGCAGCAAGgtcaaattttcattaaaaaaagtatCAGACATTTAGTGTTGAGAATCCTAAAATTGACTAAATATAGGTTAAAGGTCCAAGTGGAGAAGAACGAAGTCATCGTAattggagaaggacaaagcccccgagtgaagaaggatgaaggcccaaattAAATTGATAGTATCTCCGTCTCTtgaccttcatccttctccactcgaggactttgtccttctccacttgaacGTTCATCCTGCATTTGATCAGTTTCAGGATTTTCATACTTCAATTCTGACTCGAAAACAATTATCACTAGAAAAATACCTCtgagaaacaaaaatataaaataactgaaAGATTATGACATTATGTTACACATGGTTGCTGGAAAATGCTCTTCGTTCACACTGCTCGTTCGAAGATCAATTAAAACAGTGGGGCACACAGAAATGTTGGCCCACTTAACTAACTTTCCATGAATTTTTTCTTAAGCTTTATGATTGAATATAAGGATGTATATCCGCAAGCTAGCAGCAAATCATGGCAATTAAGTATTATAAACAATATaatagagtaatttttttattaataaatgctAGTTGTTAAACAATAGATTGTGTCAAACTATTTATAACTAAATAAACTAAATTCCATTTTTAGTTCTTGTGTATTGTGTGATTTTGCTTTCTTAGATTTCAATTCCACTAATTGAGTATTATGATTGTATTAATTTAATTGTGGTGTTAACATTATTTATGaacaaattattgttttttttttttacaattataaataacaaaagaatgTATTTTCATTGTAAACAAATTAACGACGTAAATATTACTAAATGAAATTAGGATAGAAAGACCTAATTGTAAATAGGAATGAACTTGAGGGAATTAATTGGTGTAATTGGAACATGAAAAATCAAAATCGCTACATAAAGAaacgaaaaatataattagactaattaaattttaaatcttgacGAATGGTATCAATTTACATtagttttcataaaatttattgattgctttaatggtttgaattttttaattaaaatgcactgatttacactatcaatttattaatttttataaaaattatacgtAAAATGTttgcacaaaaaaatttatatcaagACTGCGTGCAttcatgaaaattaattaaacttcaTTTTAACTTAATAATTAGGAGAAAAGTGACACCTTTtgtctctatatttttttttttttaaaaaaagaataaggaaATATGATAGAGGTTAAATAGGAAATGATagtaaacaattattttaaacttagaTTTTATATGTGTTTGTaggaataatttttatatgcaGTTAAAACATAACGATATTGGAGTTTATAATgttagttaaataataaaatagttaaaaaatatggagacgaaaaaataatcattttgaatACAATTGCTATAAATTATAGATTATAGGTaagatattactttttttattaatatgagtaatatgttattattactttaaaataaatactaactaGTGTACTTggaatattaattaagaaattaaaaaaaagatttattaaaattgttatgatgtacataattttttttaaatctctaaGATAAGTTTACAAATACCCGTTTTCttttcagaaaaactctctagTTAATCATTAAATTCCATTTTATGAACATAGTTGGAACCTTTAATTTATTGATGCTTTATTATTTCCCGTTCACGCTCTGTTACCTGGCATCGCATCAATGGCGAATCACTCAAGCAGCTTCGGCGGTCGCAGTGGAGTTCGAGTGGTGGTCGCCGGCGACCGCTCCACCGGAAAATCGAGCCTGATAGCCGCCATAGCGACGGAGTCATTCGCCGAGGCCGTTCCGCCGGTCCTTCCGCCCACCCTCCTGGCCCCTGATTTGTACCCCGACACCGTTCCTCTCACCGTCGTTGACACACCTTCCAggtcctcctcctccttctctttTCAACTTTCCACAGTTAATTCGAAGcattaatttcattcaaaattttcTCGAAGCAATCGTTCTTTCACGAAACAATTCGTCAATTAAAGATTTAAAGTCGCGACCTATGTTTAACTGAATCGCATCTTTCAAATGAACTACGTTATGcgtgtttttgtatttttaattgtgatGATCGTTGATGCTTAGATTGAAATGTCTGATTATTTATACTAAGAATGAACGCGTGCTTTTGTTCTGTGTAGCTTGGAGAAGCAGAGAAAGCGTAATGAGGAATTGAAAGCAGCTGACGTTGTGGTGTTAACCTATGCTTGCAATGACACCGCGTCGTTTTCGCGGTTGAGTTCTTACTGGTTCCCGGAGCTGCAGAAGTTGGAGGTTGGTGGTTTTATGCATTTGTCAATGAGAAATGAAGTATGAGTGGTAAACAAATagtgttttatttattattgttgattttttgGGTGATACACTGATGCAGGTGAAGGTGCCTGTAATTGTGGTTGGTTGCAAGCTGGATCTTAGGGATGAAAGCCAGCAAGTGAGCTTGGAGTGTGTCATGACACAGCTCCTGCAACAGTTCAAGGAAATTGTCACCTGCATTGAATGCTCTGCTGCTACGCAATACCAGGTATTTTGCTTTGCCGCATTGTTGTTTTGTTACTTGGTGATGCTTACTGATGTATGGATATTATATCGTGTTATTAGAAAACAGTGTATCAATTGTGGATTGCGGAAAATGGCGGAAAGTCAATAATCCACTATGTTATAAAGCGAATAGTGTCGCTGGAAAATAGTAGAAGTTGCATAGTTGAAACATGATACATATCagttatatatgtataaaaaataaaagttgtattcaaataaataaaaaaagtgcatAAAAAATAGCATAATATTAACTCAAAAGTTCAATTGGCTGGAGACTTGCCAGAGATGACAGGAGGATGTAGGATGCATGCCGTAACCATGACACCCATAGTGGCTGCAATAGTGGACAGAGTCATGATCGTGGATCCTTGGAATTTTGCAATGCAATGCAATTATTTAACAACATTGTTAGTAAACAACATCTATCAACCACTGCTATATATAGAGTATTTCAAGGCCATTCATTATGACAATATCTTGCAAGTAAATTAAGCTTCTAATGCTTTTCCCTTATGCCAAAATACAAGCCTATGGTTCATTGAAGGCCAAAATGATCCTTAATCATCAAATACAAGTAgtgaaaaagattaaaaaaataaaaataaaacgaacaacAGCTAAATGAGTTATCATTTCTCTTTTACAAGTCAAGTGTTAAGTAAGAAATTCATGAATCTATGTAATATCACAGTTGTTTTGGTTTACTTTTATAAGGATATACTCTtgataatattgttattattatttgcaaAATGTGAGTGtctgaaatttaatattaattctaaaattttaggtacctgaagttttttattttgctcaAAAAGCGGTACTTCATCCGATAGATCCTTTGTATGATCATGAAAGTCAAGCTTTAAAGGATCGATGTGTTAGGGCATTGAGAAGAATATTTGTTCTTTGTGATCGTGACATGGATGAAGCCCTTAATGACACAGAACTAAATGAGTTTCAggtttttgttgattttggatttttttaaatttccttttttttatttaatatgctttgaatatttattgttttcaagtGTGGCCTATTTATTCAAAATGTGCAAATATATCAACAGGTTAGATGCTTCAATGCACCATTGCAATCCTCTGAAATAGCAGGAGTCAAAAGGGTTGTACAGCAGAAAGTACCTGAAGGATTCAACTCACATGGTCTTACTTTTCCTGGATTTATTTATGTCCACAATATGTTCCTCAAAAAAGGGCGTCCAGAGACATTATGGGCTGTTCTAAGAAACTTTGGATATGATAATAATTTGAAACTCATGGATGATTTCCTTCCTGTTCCATCTAAGCATGCTTTCGATCAGGTCATTCATAGCTTCTTTGTTCTACTATTGTGGAAATTCCACTTTTGTCCTCCTGTAGTGATACTTCCTGTAGTGATACTACGAATTAACTGTAGATTATTCAGTCTTGGCATTAACAATAACCAAAAATGTGTCTGATTATTACATTGGGAAGACTAGAATGTTACGTATATGTTTTACTTGTTTGTTTACTGTAATTTTAGCTATTCACTAGTAGCTTAGCAAATATTAGCTGCAAATATTCACTAGTAGACTAGAATGCCTTTTGTCTCCTTTATTTGTTATCTCATTAATTATTTCTCTCTCATTTGTTATTCATATTCCTTTTACCAttacttctctcttttttaataggtgtgtaaaataattaagggtAGGTAAATATGAGGGCATAATTgagaaaatagtaattaatgtTTTGTTGAACTTTTAAAAGGATAGGTAAATAGAAACCAAAATTTTCTTCTACAAGGACAACGGAAATGGAACAGAGTGAatgcttttatttcttgttGCTTGATATTGAGATGGAGAGAGAGATGCTAATATTTGGTGGTATTGACTTTATGATGCATGTTTATCGAGTCAAATGGTTTTcaaagaagcacaagaaagtaCGATAGTATGCATTTTTTCCCAAATACTGCATTTCCCAACACTTTAGGTCATCAAGTTATTTCCAATTGTGGtgaagttattttaaatttcctgTAAAACTTTCAAATGATATGAAGTATTTACTTTCATATACATAATCTTACAGAGTGTGGAGCTGACAGGTGAAGCTGTAGAGTTTCTAAATGGTATCTTTCGACTGTTAGATACAGATAAAGTATGTAGTAATGTTTTTGTTATCACTTCCTTGACCTCTATTATGTGCTTTAACCTCCTACCTCTGTGTGTTCTTTTTAGGTGGTATTCCATatctaatatacttttttttttctattcacttCTTTGAACCTTGATACTCTCTAGGATCGAGCCCTACGACCTGCTGAAGTTGATAAGTTATTTTGTACTGCACCAGAAAGGTGAACTTGCTACCTCCCTCTGCCTAAACTTTCcatgtattgaaaaataaaaaggtgaACTCATCTTTTGATTGTCCTTTATATAACCAGTACCTCATTAGTTGCATAACTAAATTACTTTTTCGTATTGTGGATGTAGAACTCTAAAATTGGTTGACTGTCTGTAAGCTCTAGCTATAACTTCAGTCCTAGGAGGAAATTTTTAGATAAGTTGTAGACTCAACAAAACTGAGTAATCATTGCAAAGAGAAGAAACATCCTGTATATCATAGTTCTTATGCTCAGTGAGAATTAATAGACCTTTTTCCTGTAAAGTGTTCAGTTTAAG encodes the following:
- the LOC114400880 gene encoding mitochondrial Rho GTPase 2-like isoform X1, which produces MANHSSSFGGRSGVRVVVAGDRSTGKSSLIAAIATESFAEAVPPVLPPTLLAPDLYPDTVPLTVVDTPSSLEKQRKRNEELKAADVVVLTYACNDTASFSRLSSYWFPELQKLEVKVPVIVVGCKLDLRDESQQVSLECVMTQLLQQFKEIVTCIECSAATQYQVPEVFYFAQKAVLHPIDPLYDHESQALKDRCVRALRRIFVLCDRDMDEALNDTELNEFQVRCFNAPLQSSEIAGVKRVVQQKVPEGFNSHGLTFPGFIYVHNMFLKKGRPETLWAVLRNFGYDNNLKLMDDFLPVPSKHAFDQSVELTGEAVEFLNGIFRLLDTDKDRALRPAEVDKLFCTAPESPWDDALYKDAAERTNMGYISLNGFLAQWVLMTLLDPPCSLANLIYIGYSGNPAAALRVTRRRAVDRKKQATEKNVFQCYVFGSKNAGKSALLDSLLGRPFSNNYTPTTVERFAANSIELIGGTRKTLVLREIPESEVSNVLSNKGYLAACDVAVFVYDSSDEHSWKKSRDLLEKVGRQGDLTGYRVPCLLIAAKDDLTPYPRAVQDSVKVTEELGIEAPIHVSMKLGDSSNVYHKIVNAAEHPHLSIPETEIGRKRKQYHRLLQHSLVFASVGTAMAFVGLAACRAYAVKKNSSG
- the LOC114400880 gene encoding mitochondrial Rho GTPase 2-like isoform X3, whose product is MANHSSSFGGRSGVRVVVAGDRSTGKSSLIAAIATESFAEAVPPVLPPTLLAPDLYPDTVPLTVVDTPSSLEKQRKRNEELKAADVVVLTYACNDTASFSRLSSYWFPELQKLEVKVPVIVVGCKLDLRDESQQVSLECVMTQLLQQFKEIVTCIECSAATQYQVPEVFYFAQKAVLHPIDPLYDHESQALKDRCVRALRRIFVLCDRDMDEALNDTELNEFQVRCFNAPLQSSEIAGVKRVVQQKVPEGFNSHGLTFPGFIYVHNMFLKKGRPETLWAVLRNFGYDNNLKLMDDFLPVPSKHAFDQSVELTGEAVEFLNGIFRLLDTDKDRALRPAEVDKLFCTAPESPWDDALYKDAAERTNMGYISLNGFLAQWVLMTLLDPPCSLANLIYIGYSGNPAAALRVTRRRAVDRKKQATEKNVFQCYVFGSKNAGKSALLDSLLGRPFSNNYTPTTVERFAANSIELIGGTRKTLVLREIPESEVSNVLSNKGYLAACDVAVFVYDSHSDEYAWRESRR
- the LOC114400880 gene encoding mitochondrial Rho GTPase 2-like isoform X2 encodes the protein MANHSSSFGGRSGVRVVVAGDRSTGKSSLIAAIATESFAEAVPPVLPPTLLAPDLYPDTVPLTVVDTPSSLEKQRKRNEELKAADVVVLTYACNDTASFSRLSSYWFPELQKLEVKVPVIVVGCKLDLRDESQQVSLECVMTQLLQQFKEIVTCIECSAATQYQVPEVFYFAQKAVLHPIDPLYDHESQALKDRCVRALRRIFVLCDRDMDEALNDTELNEFQVRCFNAPLQSSEIAGVKRVVQQKVPEGFNSHGLTFPGFIYVHNMFLKKGRPETLWAVLRNFGYDNNLKLMDDFLPVPSKHAFDQDRALRPAEVDKLFCTAPESPWDDALYKDAAERTNMGYISLNGFLAQWVLMTLLDPPCSLANLIYIGYSGNPAAALRVTRRRAVDRKKQATEKNVFQCYVFGSKNAGKSALLDSLLGRPFSNNYTPTTVERFAANSIELIGGTRKTLVLREIPESEVSNVLSNKGYLAACDVAVFVYDSSDEHSWKKSRDLLEKVGRQGDLTGYRVPCLLIAAKDDLTPYPRAVQDSVKVTEELGIEAPIHVSMKLGDSSNVYHKIVNAAEHPHLSIPETEIGRKRKQYHRLLQHSLVFASVGTAMAFVGLAACRAYAVKKNSSG